Genomic window (Caldibacillus debilis DSM 16016):
TTGGATAAGAAACATGTATACTATAAGAAAAGAATACAGGATCGGAATTTTGTCAGTGGAGGGTAACGATGAAGGAAAAAACGGCGTTGATCACCGGGGGTGCGGCGGGGATCGGCAAGATGACGGCGGAACTTCTCGCGGAAAAAGGGTTCCATATCGTCATCAATTACCGCAAAAGCGAGGAAAAAGCCCGGAAGCTCGCGGAAGAGATTCAAAGGAAGCACCGCGTCAAGGCCGCCGCCGTCAAAGGGGACGTGGCCTCGATGGAGGATTGCCGGAGGATTTACGAACAGGCCATCTCCCTGACCGGGCGCGTGGACGTTCTCATCCATAATGCCGGCCCCTATATCCGCGAACGGAGAAAAATGGCGGATTACAGCCTGGACGAATGGCTGTACCTCGTGAACGGCAATTTGAACGCGGTCTTTTATTTGACGAAACTCTGCCTGCCCGCCATGCGGGAAAACAGATGGGGACGGATCATCACCATGGGATTCGACCGGGCGGAAACGGCGGCGGGGTGGCCGGAGAGGTCGGCCTTTGCGGCGGCGAAAAGCGCCGTTGCTTCGCTGACGAAAACGCTGAGCCGGGAAGAAGCGGAATACGGGATTACCGTGAACATGGTCTCACCCGGGGACATTGAAGGGGATTGGAAGGAAAAACGAATCGGGGAAGCGATGGGGCACCCCGATCCCGGCACCCCGGTCGGAAGGCCGGGGACGGGGGAAGATGTGGCCAGGGTGATTTCTTTTTTGTGCGGGGAAGAATCCGATTTTATCACCGGAGCGGTCATTTCCGTAACGGGCGGCAAAGATGTCCTCGGAAAAGGGAAGGGGAAATGACCCGGTTTTCATCGTCTTTCCCCTTTTACGAACGCTCCGCCGTATTTTATTTTCTGGATATAGAACAGGCGCGCCGACAGCCCGACGGCGCCGGCGGTCAATCCGGAAATGATCCCGATCCAATAGCCGTCAGGGCCCATGCCGCCGTACCCGGCAAGGAGATAACCGGCCGGGAGCCCGATGACCCAATAGGCGACAAAAGTGGTGATGAAGCTGGCGTTCACGTCCTTATAGCCGCGCAACGCCCCTTGCACGGAGGCCTGAATCGCGTCGGAAAACTGGAAGCCGATGGCGAACAGCAAAAAGCGGGCGGTAATTTCCAACACCCTTTCTTCATTCGTGTACAGGGAAGCGATCGGATACCGGAAGACGTACAGGATGACCGCGTTCAGGAAGGCCAGGATAAGGGCGGTCAGTATGCCGAGCCGGCTGTATTGCCCGGCGTCCCGGAGCCGGTCGGCCCCGACTTCATAGGCCACCAATATCGTCAACGACATGGAAATGCTGAGGGGGAACATGTACAGGATCGTCGTGAAATTGGCCGCCGCCTGGTAGGAAGCGACGGTGGCCGTATCGTACTGGCTCATGAGCAGGGTGATCGCCGCAAATATGCTCGTTTCAAAAAAGATGGCCATCCCGATCGGGATCCCGACGCGGAAAAGTTCCTTTAAAACGGGGAAATGGATCCCGTAAAAGGCCCGGAAAATCCCGTACCGGGAAAAGGGCCTTATCCGTGTGATCAGGAGGATGGCGATGAGGCAAATGATCCAATAGGTGATCGCCGACGCCACGCCGGCGCCGACCCCGCCCAGCTTCGGGAAACCGAATTTGCCGAAGATGAACAAATAATTGAAGAAGACATTGATCGGGACCGACAAAAGGGTGATGATCATCGTCGTCTTCGTCTGGCCGAGGGCGTCGATAAAGTAGCGGAGCACGTTGTAAACGAGCAGCGGGACGATGCCGAAGGACAAGGAAACGAGATAATCATGCGCCGTCCGTTTTACCTCTTCTTCCAGGTCCATCAGGTTTAATATCTTTTCCAGGCTCAGCGCCCCGGCGGCAATCAGCGACATGGAAATAAAAAAAGCGGCCAATATGCCCTGCTGGACCGTTTTGGGGACTTCCCTTTCCCTGCCTGCGCCCACGAGCTGGGAAACGGTGGGCGTGACGGCCACGAGGATCCCGCTCAAACCGGTGTAAACCGGGCTCCAGAGGGAATTTCCGATGGCGACGCCGGCCAAATCCGCCGAGGCGACATTTCCGGACATGGACGCATTAAAAAAGCCCATCAGGGACATGGCGACTTGGGTGACGAAAATGGGGCTGAAGATGGCAACAAACAACCGGAATTTCTCTTTTCTATTTTTTGTCGGGTGCATGGTTTCCTCCCTTTCCGAAACGGTTTACGGCAACAAAAAAATATCCGTCCTCCTGCGGTGTCAGGCTTCCAGCGGGGGCAGCTGCCCCCCGTACGGAAAACCGTTCTTTTTATGGTACAAGTTGTAGGCGTCCTTCCGTACGACGTACAGCTCGTAATTTCCTTCCTGTTCCGGTCCGAGGCGCATCTGTTTTTCCCCGCCGCCGATCTTTACGGTGTAGGGAAGCTTTTCGGCCGCTTTGATCGAACGGATATTTTCCTTCTTTATCCGTAAATAGACATTTTCAATCTCGTAATCAAAAAAGATTTCGTTGAAAAAGTCCTCCTTGGCGGAACGGTTATACCCTTTCCCGTGGTAGGGTTTGCCGAGCCAAGTGCCCAAAAATCCCGCCTTATCGGCAATGTCGTAGAGGGAAATGGTGCCGATCGGCTGCCCCCATTCATCGAGGATCGTTCTGGAAATCACTTCCCCCCGTTCTTCCGCCTCGATCATTTGCTTGGTGATAAACAAATATTCTTCAAAGGACCCGGGTTTATGGCGGACATAGGGGAAAACATCCGGGTGGACGATCAATGAATATAGGGCTTGGCAATCTTGCAAATCCCTTTTTTTGAGCATGGGGATCCCTCCTCCATGAGGGCAGTACTGCTTGAGCATTCCCACCCTCGAAATGATGGCTCCGATAAAAATTTTCGGGGTGGGAATCGAACCCACTAGTACCGGCGGAGAGCCGGTGGCGCACCATTTGCCTTCCCTTGCGTCGCGGGATGCCGCGAGATTGGATTACGAACGTATCAT
Coding sequences:
- a CDS encoding MATE family efflux transporter; the encoded protein is MHPTKNRKEKFRLFVAIFSPIFVTQVAMSLMGFFNASMSGNVASADLAGVAIGNSLWSPVYTGLSGILVAVTPTVSQLVGAGREREVPKTVQQGILAAFFISMSLIAAGALSLEKILNLMDLEEEVKRTAHDYLVSLSFGIVPLLVYNVLRYFIDALGQTKTTMIITLLSVPINVFFNYLFIFGKFGFPKLGGVGAGVASAITYWIICLIAILLITRIRPFSRYGIFRAFYGIHFPVLKELFRVGIPIGMAIFFETSIFAAITLLMSQYDTATVASYQAAANFTTILYMFPLSISMSLTILVAYEVGADRLRDAGQYSRLGILTALILAFLNAVILYVFRYPIASLYTNEERVLEITARFLLFAIGFQFSDAIQASVQGALRGYKDVNASFITTFVAYWVIGLPAGYLLAGYGGMGPDGYWIGIISGLTAGAVGLSARLFYIQKIKYGGAFVKGERR
- a CDS encoding SDR family oxidoreductase, yielding MKEKTALITGGAAGIGKMTAELLAEKGFHIVINYRKSEEKARKLAEEIQRKHRVKAAAVKGDVASMEDCRRIYEQAISLTGRVDVLIHNAGPYIRERRKMADYSLDEWLYLVNGNLNAVFYLTKLCLPAMRENRWGRIITMGFDRAETAAGWPERSAFAAAKSAVASLTKTLSREEAEYGITVNMVSPGDIEGDWKEKRIGEAMGHPDPGTPVGRPGTGEDVARVISFLCGEESDFITGAVISVTGGKDVLGKGKGK
- a CDS encoding GNAT family N-acetyltransferase, whose translation is MLKKRDLQDCQALYSLIVHPDVFPYVRHKPGSFEEYLFITKQMIEAEERGEVISRTILDEWGQPIGTISLYDIADKAGFLGTWLGKPYHGKGYNRSAKEDFFNEIFFDYEIENVYLRIKKENIRSIKAAEKLPYTVKIGGGEKQMRLGPEQEGNYELYVVRKDAYNLYHKKNGFPYGGQLPPLEA